A section of the Paenibacillus aurantius genome encodes:
- a CDS encoding extracellular solute-binding protein produces the protein MKTNRAKVSSALLAAALMGSTLVGCTGGGKDGGTSSSGNDGGGSGKEVTLKILHNWNGSSAGDVDLTPITKAIQEKTGVNVKLDYTKGSEVEKVNTIFATQDLPDIYTGPAWGGELDGIIKAAKEDQLVDLSGKLAQYPNLAKGIKKENVPPALYEKAIGAFGDKKYMLYQNQPATDKDALDWLYGFYVRKDIADKIGVDPQKVKTKDDLYAFLKKIKDAGLKENGMPVIPLGGFHNGWAVGIGSTMFYGSNYVDKGDGTLENVFFTKAYEDYTLYYRKLLSEGLLDPEAFTQTDPIANEKIKQGRIAVLAAHYPAILDASKDYVKAHPGSDYIPVGPLERAGAEPNRPADLAIQGNNVTVITKSCKNVDAALKLLDFLASDEGFKLVHYGVEGVHYDMANGKPVAKKEIFDKFAADTTGKQKKNEGFGIGFESLTGPDRTNSLGGDIWMDQDRMKAMENARKILRPNGIKVISAYNAGDVITKAPNWETLKPSMDKMNDVWKEAIFAKSDEAALNVLNALRGQLNKMNYPEAIKYVNDNLKGKEVVKVQMPN, from the coding sequence ATGAAAACCAATCGGGCAAAAGTCTCTTCAGCTCTTCTTGCCGCCGCTTTGATGGGAAGCACGCTGGTCGGCTGTACCGGGGGCGGCAAGGACGGCGGAACATCGTCAAGCGGGAACGACGGAGGAGGTTCGGGGAAGGAGGTCACGCTCAAAATCCTTCACAACTGGAACGGCTCCAGCGCCGGGGATGTGGACCTGACTCCGATCACCAAGGCGATTCAGGAGAAGACGGGCGTCAACGTGAAGCTGGATTACACGAAAGGCAGCGAAGTGGAGAAGGTCAATACGATTTTCGCTACTCAAGATCTGCCGGATATCTACACCGGCCCCGCTTGGGGAGGAGAGCTTGACGGAATCATCAAGGCGGCTAAGGAAGACCAGCTGGTGGACTTGTCCGGGAAGCTGGCTCAGTACCCGAACCTGGCCAAAGGCATCAAGAAGGAGAACGTGCCGCCCGCTCTCTATGAGAAAGCGATCGGAGCCTTCGGCGACAAGAAATATATGCTGTACCAGAACCAGCCGGCCACCGACAAGGATGCTCTGGATTGGCTTTACGGCTTCTACGTCCGCAAAGACATAGCGGATAAGATTGGGGTCGATCCGCAGAAGGTGAAGACGAAGGACGACCTGTATGCCTTTCTAAAGAAGATTAAGGATGCGGGCTTGAAGGAGAATGGAATGCCGGTCATCCCGCTAGGGGGCTTCCACAACGGCTGGGCGGTTGGAATCGGCAGCACAATGTTCTACGGCTCCAATTATGTGGATAAAGGAGACGGCACGCTCGAGAATGTTTTCTTCACGAAGGCCTATGAGGACTATACCCTGTACTACCGGAAGCTGCTTTCCGAAGGGCTGCTCGATCCCGAGGCCTTCACCCAGACCGACCCGATAGCCAATGAGAAAATCAAGCAGGGACGCATCGCCGTTCTGGCCGCTCACTACCCGGCCATTCTGGATGCTTCGAAGGATTACGTGAAAGCCCATCCGGGCAGCGACTATATCCCGGTTGGTCCGCTGGAGCGCGCCGGAGCCGAGCCGAACCGGCCTGCGGATCTAGCCATTCAGGGCAACAATGTCACCGTTATCACGAAATCGTGCAAGAATGTGGACGCGGCTCTGAAGCTGCTGGATTTCCTAGCCTCGGATGAAGGCTTCAAGCTGGTCCATTACGGGGTGGAAGGCGTCCATTATGACATGGCGAACGGCAAGCCGGTCGCGAAGAAGGAAATCTTCGACAAGTTTGCCGCTGACACGACCGGCAAGCAGAAGAAGAACGAAGGGTTCGGCATCGGTTTCGAGTCGTTGACGGGACCGGACCGCACGAATTCCCTCGGCGGCGACATCTGGATGGACCAGGACCGGATGAAGGCGATGGAGAATGCGCGCAAAATTTTGAGGCCGAACGGAATCAAGGTAATCTCGGCCTATAACGCGGGTGATGTCATCACGAAGGCACCGAACTGGGAGACGCTTAAGCCTTCAATGGATAAGATGAACGATGTGTGGAAGGAAGCGATCTTCGCCAAGTCCGACGAAGCGGCTCTTAATGTGCTTAATGCGCTTCGGGGGCAGTTGAACAAAATGAACTATCCGGAAGCGATCAAGTACGTCAACGACAACCTGAAGGGAAAAGAAGTGGTGAAGGTGCAGATGCCGAACTAA
- a CDS encoding CidA/LrgA family protein, protein MIRFGKGVLQILFFVLVSYGMNAWVGFMGWPVPGSILGLGFVFVLLQLKILPLNAVELGAKWLLAEMLLFFIPSAAGVVEYKPMLLSSGPQILLVVLTGTALVMGCAGLAAELIIRRKGRKMP, encoded by the coding sequence TTGATTCGTTTCGGTAAAGGCGTTCTGCAAATTTTGTTTTTCGTCCTGGTTTCTTATGGAATGAATGCGTGGGTGGGCTTCATGGGCTGGCCGGTTCCGGGAAGCATTCTGGGGCTGGGCTTCGTTTTTGTTCTGCTTCAACTAAAAATCCTCCCCCTGAACGCCGTCGAGCTAGGAGCGAAGTGGCTGCTTGCCGAAATGCTCCTGTTCTTTATTCCGTCCGCGGCCGGGGTTGTCGAATATAAGCCCATGCTCCTCAGCAGCGGTCCGCAAATTCTGCTGGTCGTCCTAACCGGTACCGCTCTCGTAATGGGTTGTGCCGGCTTGGCGGCGGAGCTGATCATCAGACGCAAAGGGAGGAAGATGCCATGA
- a CDS encoding LysR family transcriptional regulator — protein sequence MDIRDMNYVWEVARHGSFTKAAEALHVTQPTISKMIKRLEEELGVTLFLRTGKKAELTDAGKAVAAHAETMVSSFRSLKEELNDLTGFRKGSIRLGLPPMVGVSFFPEMMGRFGERYPGIAIRMVEDGSKKLENELRGGGLDVAVILLPTGDSALDGYVFVEESLQLVLSPLHPLADKESIRLAELAREPFILFREDFALNDRILAACREAGFEPRVAYESAQWDFISRMAAERLGVALLPTTICRQLDPGRIRVVPLNDPIIPWRLAMMWRKEGYLSFAAREWIRFSRERLQEIGT from the coding sequence ATGGATATCCGGGATATGAACTATGTTTGGGAGGTGGCCCGCCATGGCAGCTTCACCAAAGCGGCCGAAGCGCTTCACGTCACCCAGCCCACCATTAGCAAAATGATCAAAAGACTGGAAGAAGAGCTGGGCGTCACCTTGTTCCTCCGAACGGGAAAGAAAGCGGAGCTCACCGATGCCGGGAAGGCGGTAGCCGCCCATGCGGAAACGATGGTTAGTTCCTTCCGCAGCCTGAAGGAGGAGCTGAACGACCTTACCGGGTTTCGGAAAGGATCGATAAGGCTTGGGCTTCCGCCTATGGTGGGCGTCAGCTTCTTTCCGGAAATGATGGGAAGATTCGGGGAGCGCTACCCGGGCATTGCGATTCGCATGGTGGAGGACGGGTCCAAGAAGCTGGAGAACGAGCTGCGCGGGGGAGGTCTCGATGTCGCGGTCATCCTGCTCCCCACAGGGGATTCCGCCTTGGATGGCTATGTATTCGTAGAAGAAAGCCTCCAGCTCGTGCTTTCTCCCTTACATCCGCTTGCCGACAAGGAGAGCATCCGGCTGGCCGAGCTGGCCCGGGAGCCCTTTATTCTGTTCAGGGAAGACTTTGCCCTTAACGACCGGATTCTAGCGGCCTGCCGGGAGGCGGGCTTCGAGCCGCGGGTTGCCTATGAAAGCGCCCAATGGGATTTCATCAGCCGGATGGCAGCGGAGAGGCTGGGGGTGGCCCTGCTCCCGACGACCATCTGCCGGCAGCTGGATCCCGGGAGGATCCGTGTCGTACCTTTGAACGATCCTATCATTCCGTGGAGGCTCGCCATGATGTGGCGCAAGGAAGGGTATCTGTCCTTTGCCGCCCGGGAATGGATCCGGTTCAGCCGGGAACGGCTCCAGGAGATAGGGACATAA
- a CDS encoding ABC transporter permease: MTAHPLVKRIWRHKLFYLFMLPGIVWFFLFSYVPLFGIQVAFRDFRFSGGFSGSPWAGLKYFHQFFGYYQAWELIRNTILISAMKLSVGFTMPIVLAILLNEVRNLRFKKVVQTLSYLPYFVSWVVVVTLMQRLLTPYGGPVNDFLRGTGLIQEPITFLNNTTWFYQVILGSDVWKNIGWNSIIYMAAIAGIDQQLYEAARIDGAGRFRQMWHVTLPGIRNIAVILFILATGSLMSAGYEQLLLLNGPATAAIGSVLDVHVINSGISEGRLSYAAAVGLFQSVIALVLIVTVNRVARKISDVSLF; encoded by the coding sequence ATGACGGCACATCCGCTTGTGAAGCGAATCTGGCGGCATAAATTGTTCTACCTGTTCATGCTGCCCGGGATCGTCTGGTTCTTTCTGTTTTCTTATGTTCCGCTTTTCGGCATCCAGGTCGCCTTCCGAGACTTCCGGTTCTCGGGAGGATTCTCGGGAAGCCCGTGGGCCGGTTTGAAATATTTTCATCAATTCTTCGGGTACTACCAGGCGTGGGAGCTCATCCGCAACACGATCCTCATCAGCGCCATGAAGCTCTCCGTCGGGTTTACGATGCCCATTGTTCTGGCCATTCTTCTTAACGAGGTGCGTAACCTTAGATTCAAGAAAGTCGTGCAAACGCTTTCGTATCTGCCATACTTCGTTTCTTGGGTTGTCGTGGTGACGCTTATGCAGCGCTTGCTGACGCCTTACGGCGGACCGGTTAACGATTTCCTGAGGGGGACCGGTCTCATCCAAGAGCCGATTACCTTCTTGAACAACACGACCTGGTTCTACCAGGTGATCCTCGGATCCGACGTATGGAAGAACATCGGGTGGAACTCCATTATCTACATGGCGGCCATCGCAGGCATCGACCAGCAGCTGTATGAGGCGGCCCGCATCGATGGAGCGGGGAGGTTCCGCCAGATGTGGCACGTGACGCTGCCCGGCATCCGCAACATAGCGGTCATTCTGTTCATTTTGGCGACAGGCAGCCTGATGAGCGCCGGGTATGAGCAGCTGCTTCTGCTTAACGGACCCGCCACGGCGGCCATTGGCAGTGTCCTGGACGTGCATGTCATCAACTCCGGGATCAGCGAAGGGCGTCTCAGCTATGCGGCGGCCGTCGGCTTGTTCCAGAGCGTGATCGCCCTGGTGCTCATCGTGACCGTTAACCGGGTGGCCCGCAAAATCAGCGACGTGTCGCTCTTCTAA
- a CDS encoding carbohydrate ABC transporter permease, producing the protein MGKRKLSLFSLLNGAFLILFSMSMLYPFLYILIYSLNDGKDSMLGALYFYPRQFTLDNYAQVFHNPKIWQAYRITIMRTLLGTILHVSLCTLMAYALSKKTLPGRTFFTFYIFLPTIFSAGFIPYFITLQKLHLVNTFWVYIIPMLFSFFHIVIIRTFLQGIPEELEESARIDGYGDFQIFLRVILPLSGPVLATISLFNGVAHWNDWFTGTYFVSDKSLIPVQTLLQQMLTEAEALSSSMQRAAQQGGQTMNNNVAGATPESLRMALLVITVFPILCIYPFLQRYFVKGVMMGSVKG; encoded by the coding sequence ATGGGGAAGCGCAAACTATCTCTGTTCAGCCTTCTTAACGGGGCGTTCCTGATCCTGTTCAGCATGTCCATGCTCTATCCGTTTCTTTATATCCTCATTTATTCGCTGAATGACGGCAAGGATTCCATGCTGGGGGCGCTGTACTTCTATCCGCGCCAGTTTACGCTGGACAACTACGCTCAGGTGTTCCACAATCCCAAAATATGGCAGGCATACCGCATCACCATTATGAGGACGCTGCTCGGTACGATTCTTCATGTCTCGCTCTGCACCCTCATGGCGTACGCCCTGTCCAAAAAGACCCTGCCCGGTCGTACCTTCTTCACGTTCTACATCTTCCTGCCGACGATCTTCAGCGCCGGCTTCATCCCCTATTTCATTACCCTGCAGAAGCTTCATCTCGTTAACACCTTCTGGGTGTATATCATTCCGATGCTGTTCAGCTTCTTTCATATTGTGATCATCCGGACCTTCCTGCAGGGGATTCCCGAGGAGCTGGAGGAGTCGGCACGGATTGACGGCTATGGGGATTTTCAAATTTTCCTGCGCGTCATCCTTCCGCTCTCAGGGCCCGTGCTGGCCACCATCTCGCTCTTTAACGGAGTGGCCCACTGGAACGACTGGTTCACCGGGACTTATTTTGTATCCGATAAAAGCCTGATTCCCGTCCAGACGCTTCTTCAGCAGATGCTGACGGAGGCGGAGGCGCTGTCTTCCTCCATGCAGCGGGCGGCCCAGCAGGGCGGTCAGACGATGAACAATAACGTGGCGGGGGCTACGCCGGAATCGCTCCGGATGGCGCTTCTGGTCATTACCGTTTTCCCGATTCTGTGCATCTATCCATTCCTGCAGCGTTATTTCGTCAAAGGGGTGATGATGGGTTCCGTGAAGGGCTGA
- a CDS encoding LrgB family protein: MIALGCLLATLVIYWGAKRVYRAFPRVYLTPLLVAPVIIIGILTLAHLPYPSYEAGTHWLTRMIGPATVAMAIPLYQNFGMLKKHAAEITLSVLFGSAAALISSAWMARELHLDNRLVESLAPRSATTPIAMAVSERIGGIPTMTAVFVILTGLSGMILGPYMVRLLRIRSEVSRGVLFGTSSHNAGTSKAFESGSAAGSIASISMILTAFFTLLLAPWLMP, translated from the coding sequence ATGATCGCGTTGGGCTGCCTGTTGGCCACGCTTGTCATCTACTGGGGCGCGAAGCGGGTCTACCGGGCTTTTCCGCGGGTTTACTTGACCCCGCTATTGGTCGCACCCGTGATCATTATCGGGATTCTCACTCTGGCCCATCTTCCCTATCCATCCTATGAGGCGGGCACTCACTGGCTGACCCGGATGATCGGGCCGGCAACCGTCGCCATGGCGATCCCGCTCTATCAAAACTTCGGCATGCTTAAGAAGCATGCGGCGGAAATAACATTGAGCGTGCTTTTCGGTTCCGCCGCTGCCTTGATCAGCTCCGCCTGGATGGCACGCGAGCTTCATCTCGACAACCGGCTGGTGGAAAGCCTCGCCCCCCGTTCGGCCACCACCCCGATCGCCATGGCGGTTTCCGAAAGGATCGGCGGCATTCCGACCATGACGGCGGTCTTCGTTATCTTGACGGGCTTGTCCGGCATGATCCTCGGTCCTTATATGGTGCGGCTGCTGCGCATCCGCAGCGAGGTGTCACGCGGCGTTCTGTTCGGAACGAGCTCGCACAATGCGGGAACCTCGAAGGCCTTCGAGTCGGGCTCGGCCGCCGGAAGCATCGCCAGCATCTCCATGATTCTTACCGCCTTCTTCACCCTGCTCCTCGCTCCGTGGCTTATGCCGTGA
- a CDS encoding metal-sensitive transcriptional regulator codes for MDYNYTDAMKTRLRRIEGQIRGVLRLMDEEKPCKEVVAQLSAIRNASDKAIAHIVAENLQQCILAEQAAGNHDTGKLVKEAVELLVKSR; via the coding sequence TTGGATTATAACTACACGGACGCAATGAAAACAAGGCTGAGAAGAATCGAGGGCCAGATCCGGGGAGTCCTCCGGCTGATGGATGAAGAGAAGCCATGCAAAGAAGTGGTGGCACAGCTGTCGGCCATCCGGAATGCGTCGGACAAAGCCATCGCCCATATCGTAGCGGAGAACCTGCAGCAATGCATCCTGGCCGAGCAGGCCGCAGGCAACCACGACACCGGCAAGCTGGTGAAGGAAGCTGTGGAACTGCTGGTTAAAAGCCGCTGA